GGAAGGAAATTAACCAGAATATGAAGTATGCGGTAGTGACCATAGCTGATGATTCACGACAAGAGCATGTGGACATGCAGCTGGAAGGATTGAAGAAATGGGCGCAAGGTACTCCACACTACCGCGGCTATATTGCCACAGATATGAACCTGGCGCGTGCCCGCAACGAAGTGGCTGCTAGGGCTATGGAAGACGGGGTCGAGCTACTGATTTTCCTTGATGCTGATTGTATTCCGGGGCCCTTCTTAATACCTTTCTACGTCGAGGCTGCGCGTAACTGGCCTGATGAAGTACTCTGTGGTCCGGTCACCTACCTTCAGGAACCTGACGATCGGGGATATCAATTAGACACTTTGCTGGAGTTGACTAACCCCCACCCAGCGCGTCCGAACCTGCCCGCAGGGCAGAGTAGGTTAGGGACAGAAGACGAGTGGAAGTTATTTTGGTCGCTTTCCTTCGCGATGACCGCTTCCGCATGGCAGGATAGCGGAGGCTTTGATGAGGGTTACGTTGGATACGGAGGCGAAGATACTGATTTCGCGTTCCACCTCCGGGCGCAGGGTAAAAAATTGCGCTGGGTGGGCGGAGCCCACGCCTATCATCAGTGGCACCCAGTATCCTCTCCACCAATCGAACACCTCGACGATATCTTGGCTAACGCGACGCGCTTCCACTCCATCTGGGGTGTCTGGCCCATGGAAGGCTGGCTGTTGGCATTCGCTGAACGCGGGTTGGTGAAGCGTGGTGACGATGGCTGGGTGCGCACCTAAAGTGACACCTGTCGACGCTAAACCTCTACATCTGAATAGCATGTTCTAGCTGGAGTGGGCATCACTGCAACTTTGCCTGAAAGTTTTTGAAAATCGACCTGAATCCGGGCAGTGATATGGCCCGTCCGGCAATCAGAAACTTTCTCTAGGAGACTCTGAATGGTCTAGCTCAGCAGAATTATGCTTGATTGATCGTACGTTTCGACATGATTGGCATTCTTCCGACAATGAATAAAAATGCGAACTGAATATAGGGCTTTGTACTTTTCTCAATACAAACCTCTCTGGTCTATGAAGAGATAACAACCAGAGATCTCAGCGGTTGCGGTTTATTCTCCCCTTCAAGTGGTGTGTACCACGCAGTAGATTACTGTCGCATCAGCTGCCAGATAACATTCGGCAGGCTGAATCGTGTGCCAATGGTTCGGGCTTCTTAATTCGTATGGAATCATTAGGGTATTCGATGCGAATTCTAGGAATTTGCCACAACGCTATGTGTGAACCAAAGGGATCAACCGTCGATAAGCGTTTGCTTGCGCAGTGATTTACTGCGAGCCGCAACGTGTCCACCCTGTGGCGTATCCTTGGAGGCATGGCTTTTGCTGCTGAACATCCTGTCCTGTCCCACTCTGAGCACCGCCCGGTTGGTGAGATCGAGCGAAGCGATGACAAATTTGAGGTTATTAGTGAATTTGAGCCTGCGGGTGACCAGCCTGCGGCTATTAAAGAGCTCGATGAGCGCTTAGACCGTGGTGAGCGGGATGTGGTGCTGTTGGGTGCTACCGGTACGGGTAAGTCCGCGACGGCGGCGTGGTTGATCGAAAAGCAGCAGCGTCCCACTTTGGTTATGGCTCCGAATAAGACGTTGGCTGCGCAGTTGGCTAATGAGTTACGGCAATTGTTGCCCAATAACGCGGTGGAGTATTTCGTGTCTTATTACGATTACTACCAGCCAGAAGCGTATATCGCGCAGACTGATACTTATATTGAAAAGGACTCCTCTATTAATGAGGATGTGGAGCGCCTGCGTCACTCAGCAACGTCGTCTTTGTTGAGTAGGCGAGACGTCGTGGTGGTGAGCTCGGTGTCGTGTATTTATGGTCTGGGTACTCCGCAGTCTTATCTTGATCGTTCCGTTGTGTTGAATGTGGGCGAGGAGATTGATCGGGATCGTTTCTTGCGCCTGCTGGTAGATATTCAGTATGAACGCAATGATGTGGGCTTTACTCGTGGTGCTTTCCGCGTAAAAGGGGACACCGTGGATATCATCCCGGCATATGAGGAATTAGCAGTACGCATTGAGTTTTTCGGTGATGAAATTGATGCTCTGTACTACATTCACCCTTTAACTGGTGACACCATCAGGCAGGTAAATGAGATCCGTATTTTCCCAGCTACGCACTATGTTGCAGGTCCAGAACGGATGGAAAAGGCTGTTGCGGATATTAAGGCGGAGCTGGAAGTTCGTCTGGCTGACCTGGAAAACCGCGGAAAGTTGTTGGAAGCACAGCGCCTTCGGATGCGTACCGAATATGACTTGGAAATGATCGAACAGGTTGGATTTTGTTCAGGCATTGAGAACTATTCCCGCCACATTGATGGACGTGGAGAGGGGACAGCGCCGGCCACGCTCATTGACTATTTCCCAGAGGATTTCCTCACCATCATTGATGAGTCTCACGTAACTGTCCCGCAGATCGGCGGCATGTTTGAAGGCGATATGTCACGTAAACGCAACCTGGTGGAATTTGGTTTCCGCTTGCCTTCTGCACTGGATAATAGGCCGTTAACCTGGGAAGAGTTTGACGATCGTCGTGGTCAAACAGTATTTATGTCTGCAACCCCAGGAAAATTTGAGATGGCTGCTGCCGACGGCGAGTTCGTCGAACAGGTCATTCGCCCAACCGGACTTGTTGATCCAAAGGTCACTGTGAAGCCAACCAAGGGGCAGATCGATGACCTAATCCACGAAATCCGCCAACGCACCGACAAAGATGAACGCGTTTTGGTCACCACGCTGACCAAGAAAATGGCTGAGGATCTTACCGATTACTTA
Above is a genomic segment from Corynebacterium suranareeae containing:
- the uvrB gene encoding excinuclease ABC subunit UvrB, producing the protein MAFAAEHPVLSHSEHRPVGEIERSDDKFEVISEFEPAGDQPAAIKELDERLDRGERDVVLLGATGTGKSATAAWLIEKQQRPTLVMAPNKTLAAQLANELRQLLPNNAVEYFVSYYDYYQPEAYIAQTDTYIEKDSSINEDVERLRHSATSSLLSRRDVVVVSSVSCIYGLGTPQSYLDRSVVLNVGEEIDRDRFLRLLVDIQYERNDVGFTRGAFRVKGDTVDIIPAYEELAVRIEFFGDEIDALYYIHPLTGDTIRQVNEIRIFPATHYVAGPERMEKAVADIKAELEVRLADLENRGKLLEAQRLRMRTEYDLEMIEQVGFCSGIENYSRHIDGRGEGTAPATLIDYFPEDFLTIIDESHVTVPQIGGMFEGDMSRKRNLVEFGFRLPSALDNRPLTWEEFDDRRGQTVFMSATPGKFEMAAADGEFVEQVIRPTGLVDPKVTVKPTKGQIDDLIHEIRQRTDKDERVLVTTLTKKMAEDLTDYLLENGIRVRYLHSDIDTLQRVELLRQLRLGEYDVLVGINLLREGLDLPEVSLVAILDADKEGFLRSTTSLIQTIGRAARNVSGEVIMYADKITDSMQYAIEETDRRREKQVAYNKEHGIDPQPLRKKIADILDQVYDNSAEPSGPSASGDAAVVAKPDVSSMPAKEVQKLIDDLSAQMAAAARELKFELAGRLRDEIFELKKELRGIKDAGI
- a CDS encoding glycosyltransferase family 2 protein, giving the protein MKYAVVTIADDSRQEHVDMQLEGLKKWAQGTPHYRGYIATDMNLARARNEVAARAMEDGVELLIFLDADCIPGPFLIPFYVEAARNWPDEVLCGPVTYLQEPDDRGYQLDTLLELTNPHPARPNLPAGQSRLGTEDEWKLFWSLSFAMTASAWQDSGGFDEGYVGYGGEDTDFAFHLRAQGKKLRWVGGAHAYHQWHPVSSPPIEHLDDILANATRFHSIWGVWPMEGWLLAFAERGLVKRGDDGWVRT